In Achromobacter xylosoxidans A8, a single window of DNA contains:
- a CDS encoding LysR family transcriptional regulator, which yields MDGGLSARRLQYFFEAVTTGSVRGAAERLGVEPSIVSRQIQLLETELGVALLERKGRGIVPTDMAAIVMDHCRDRQASEQALRARLDEVNGLQRGDIQIVTSEGFVDILMSGVVDEFCRQHPGVRVSLKVAGASDAVRAVVHDDAHIGVVFGAPADPGIRVVHTRNHPLCVIAWPDHPLARQRKRPTLKDVASHPIALMGPGFGLRQLIEMAELSENIVLSPSFIANSIVTLKRYVESRLGLTFTSANSVVKEVARGELVALRTTNPIFEAAQTRLIVRANRPLTSAARGMLGRIQASPLFHGAKP from the coding sequence ATGGACGGAGGTTTGAGCGCGCGGCGCCTGCAATACTTCTTCGAGGCGGTGACGACCGGGTCGGTGCGCGGCGCCGCCGAGCGCCTAGGTGTGGAGCCGTCCATCGTCAGCCGCCAGATCCAGCTGCTCGAAACGGAGCTGGGCGTGGCGCTGCTGGAGCGCAAGGGCCGCGGCATCGTGCCCACCGATATGGCGGCCATCGTGATGGATCATTGCCGCGACCGGCAGGCCAGCGAGCAGGCCCTGCGCGCCCGGCTGGACGAGGTCAACGGCTTGCAACGCGGCGATATCCAGATCGTCACCAGCGAGGGATTCGTGGACATCCTGATGAGCGGCGTGGTGGACGAATTCTGCCGACAGCATCCCGGCGTGCGGGTATCGCTGAAGGTGGCAGGCGCTTCCGACGCGGTGCGCGCCGTGGTGCACGACGACGCACATATCGGCGTGGTGTTCGGCGCCCCGGCGGACCCCGGCATACGCGTGGTCCATACGCGCAACCATCCGCTGTGCGTGATCGCGTGGCCGGATCATCCGCTGGCGCGGCAACGCAAGCGGCCGACGCTGAAGGACGTGGCGAGCCATCCGATCGCGCTCATGGGGCCGGGGTTCGGCCTGCGCCAGTTGATTGAGATGGCCGAGCTCTCGGAGAACATCGTGCTGTCGCCCAGCTTCATTGCCAACTCGATCGTGACCTTGAAGCGTTATGTGGAAAGCCGCCTGGGCCTGACCTTCACGTCGGCGAATTCGGTGGTGAAGGAAGTCGCCAGAGGCGAACTGGTGGCGCTGCGCACCACCAATCCCATCTTCGAGGCGGCGCAGACGCGGCTGATCGTGCGCGCCAATCGGCCGCTGACCAGTGCGGCAAGAGGGATGCTGGGAAGAATCCAGGCATCGCCGTTGTTCCACGGCGCGAAGCCGTAG
- a CDS encoding tripartite tricarboxylate transporter substrate binding protein, which yields MKLFASILAAATLSVFTQQAAFASPEAAYPSKPVKVVVGYAPGGSSDAVARLIAGRLSDKLGQTFVVENRPGAASNIAAATVARSPNDGYTILLGSNASTINVSLYKELSFDFQKDFAPVALLTRFPNIMVVNNTVPAKTVQEFITYAKANPKNIFFASSGAGSSTRLSAELFKMMTGVEMEHVQYKGSAPALTDLMAGRIQVMFDTAPSVMQLIQGGKLRALGVTSATVQPFAPEIPTIDATVKGYEMTSWYALFTPAGTPAGIVEKLNKEVNAILAEKEIQEKLAGMVATPGGGTTEELRQHVASEIAKYADVVKASGATAD from the coding sequence ATGAAACTCTTCGCTTCGATCCTCGCTGCCGCAACCCTGAGCGTGTTCACTCAACAGGCCGCATTCGCCTCGCCGGAAGCCGCCTACCCGAGCAAGCCCGTCAAGGTCGTGGTCGGCTACGCGCCTGGCGGCTCGTCCGACGCCGTGGCGCGGCTGATCGCCGGCCGCCTGTCGGACAAGCTGGGTCAGACCTTCGTGGTCGAGAACCGCCCCGGCGCCGCCAGCAACATCGCCGCCGCCACCGTGGCGCGCTCGCCCAACGACGGCTACACCATCCTGCTGGGCTCGAACGCCAGCACCATCAACGTGTCGCTGTACAAGGAGCTGTCCTTCGACTTCCAGAAGGACTTCGCGCCGGTGGCGCTGCTGACGCGCTTCCCCAACATCATGGTGGTGAACAACACCGTGCCGGCCAAGACCGTGCAGGAGTTCATCACCTACGCCAAGGCCAACCCCAAGAATATCTTCTTCGCCTCGTCCGGCGCAGGATCGTCGACCCGCCTGTCGGCTGAACTGTTCAAGATGATGACCGGCGTGGAAATGGAGCACGTGCAGTACAAGGGCAGCGCGCCCGCCCTCACCGACCTGATGGCGGGCCGCATCCAGGTGATGTTCGATACGGCGCCTTCCGTCATGCAGCTCATCCAGGGCGGCAAGCTGCGCGCGCTGGGCGTCACCAGCGCTACCGTCCAGCCCTTCGCGCCCGAGATCCCCACCATCGACGCCACCGTCAAGGGTTACGAGATGACGTCCTGGTACGCGCTGTTCACGCCGGCCGGCACGCCCGCGGGCATCGTGGAAAAGCTGAACAAGGAAGTCAACGCGATCCTGGCTGAGAAGGAAATCCAGGAAAAGCTCGCCGGCATGGTCGCCACGCCCGGCGGCGGCACGACTGAAGAGCTGCGCCAACACGTCGCTTCCGAAATCGCCAAGTACGCCGACGTGGTCAAGGCATCCGGCGCCACCGCGGACTAA
- a CDS encoding M81 family metallopeptidase → MRVFTGSLSTETNTFAPLPTSLDDFSDRGYYPAGTHPPEMTIFSGPLWAARQRGAQHGWTVIEGMAAGAQPGGVTTRHAYETLRDELLRDLQQALPVDMVVLGLHGAMVADGYEDCEGDLLTRIRKIVGPGVVVGAELDPHCHLSEAMVSNADMLVAYKEYPHTDIRERALELVDFCAAIVERRIAPVAAVVDCGMVVTIRTPQEPARGYIDRISALEGKDGILSISVVHSFAWGDVPDMGTKLLVYADGDTQAAQQLARRLADELIGMREVLTPVYPKPDVAIDQALAYGVTPVVIADAADNPGGGGAGDSTFLLRRLLERGMRNVAIGPMWDPIAVRIAFSAGVGARLPLRIGGKISPLSGEPLDLMCTVKALVPDMVMTGLSGSPAVVGNSALVEADGIEIVLITVRAQAMDTDVFTQLGCRLEEKTLIVVKSAQHFQASFSKVARKVVFADAPGSAALDLRGLAYEHIQRPKWPIDM, encoded by the coding sequence ATGCGCGTTTTCACCGGTTCGCTGTCCACGGAGACCAATACGTTCGCTCCGCTGCCCACCTCGCTGGATGATTTTTCCGACCGGGGCTATTACCCCGCCGGCACCCATCCTCCCGAGATGACCATCTTCAGCGGACCCCTGTGGGCAGCGCGCCAGCGCGGCGCGCAACACGGCTGGACCGTGATCGAAGGCATGGCCGCCGGCGCCCAACCCGGCGGCGTCACCACCCGCCATGCTTACGAAACGCTGCGTGATGAACTGCTGCGCGACCTGCAGCAGGCCCTGCCCGTCGACATGGTGGTGCTGGGCCTGCACGGCGCCATGGTGGCCGATGGTTATGAAGACTGCGAAGGCGACCTGCTGACGCGGATACGCAAGATCGTCGGCCCCGGAGTCGTGGTGGGCGCGGAACTGGATCCGCACTGCCACCTGTCGGAGGCCATGGTGTCCAACGCCGACATGCTGGTCGCGTATAAGGAATATCCCCACACCGACATACGCGAACGCGCGCTGGAACTGGTGGACTTCTGCGCGGCCATCGTCGAGCGTCGCATCGCGCCCGTCGCGGCCGTCGTTGACTGCGGGATGGTCGTCACCATCCGCACGCCGCAGGAACCGGCGCGCGGCTACATCGACCGCATTAGCGCGCTGGAGGGCAAAGACGGCATCCTCTCCATTTCCGTGGTGCACAGCTTCGCCTGGGGCGACGTGCCAGACATGGGGACCAAGCTGCTGGTCTATGCCGACGGCGACACCCAGGCCGCCCAGCAGCTCGCACGGCGCCTGGCTGACGAGCTGATAGGCATGCGCGAAGTGTTGACGCCTGTCTATCCCAAACCGGACGTAGCCATCGACCAGGCTCTGGCATACGGCGTAACGCCTGTCGTCATTGCCGATGCGGCCGACAATCCCGGCGGCGGCGGTGCGGGGGACTCAACCTTCCTGCTGCGGCGTCTGCTGGAACGCGGCATGCGCAATGTGGCGATAGGCCCCATGTGGGACCCGATCGCCGTCCGCATCGCCTTCAGCGCCGGCGTGGGCGCGCGTTTGCCCTTGCGCATTGGGGGCAAGATCAGCCCGCTGTCTGGAGAGCCTCTGGATCTGATGTGCACGGTCAAGGCGCTGGTGCCGGACATGGTCATGACGGGGTTGTCCGGATCGCCAGCAGTGGTGGGGAATTCTGCGCTGGTCGAGGCCGATGGCATCGAGATCGTATTGATCACGGTGCGGGCCCAGGCCATGGATACCGATGTTTTCACCCAGCTGGGATGCCGGTTGGAGGAAAAGACGCTGATCGTGGTGAAGTCGGCGCAGCACTTCCAGGCTTCGTTCTCGAAGGTGGCGCGGAAGGTCGTGTTTGCGGACGCGCCGGGGTCGGCGGCGTTGGATTTGAGGGGATTGGCGTACGAGCATATCCAAAGGCCAAAGTGGCCGATTGATATGTGA
- a CDS encoding peptidylprolyl isomerase has translation MAQASARHILVSTEAKANELKTAIENGADFAQLAKENSSCPSSRDGGNLGTFGPGQMVKEFDTVVFSAPVGEVQGPVKTQFGYHLVEVTSRKD, from the coding sequence ATGGCACAAGCCTCCGCCCGTCACATCCTCGTCTCCACCGAAGCCAAGGCTAACGAACTGAAGACAGCCATCGAAAACGGCGCCGACTTTGCTCAGCTGGCCAAGGAAAACTCCAGCTGCCCGTCCTCGCGCGACGGCGGCAACCTGGGTACGTTTGGTCCGGGTCAGATGGTCAAGGAATTCGACACCGTGGTGTTCAGCGCCCCGGTCGGCGAAGTCCAGGGCCCGGTGAAGACGCAATTCGGCTACCACCTGGTTGAAGTGACCAGCCGCAAGGACTAA
- a CDS encoding ATP-binding cassette domain-containing protein — translation MTAALSLRQIKKSYGAVEALKGVDLDVPQGKVMAICGDNGAGKSTLIRIISGAQEPSGGAMSLNGKQVVFGSPHDALVQGIATIYQDLALAPRLSIWENIFMGAELVRRVGPLSILDKRRMAQDARGYLQRLSVPIDDMDRPVERMSGGQRQAVAIARALRWDARVVIMDEPTAALGVKETALVLNLVRKLREEGRTVILISHNMADVVALADRVAILKSGAKVIERDVAGLDADALAHMVMTGKE, via the coding sequence ATGACCGCCGCGTTGTCGCTACGCCAGATCAAGAAATCCTACGGCGCCGTCGAAGCCCTGAAAGGCGTGGACCTGGACGTGCCTCAGGGCAAGGTCATGGCCATCTGTGGCGACAACGGCGCGGGCAAGTCCACGCTCATCCGCATCATCTCCGGCGCGCAGGAACCCAGCGGCGGCGCGATGAGCCTGAACGGCAAACAGGTCGTGTTCGGCTCGCCCCACGACGCCCTGGTGCAAGGCATCGCCACTATCTACCAGGATCTGGCGCTGGCTCCGCGCCTGTCGATCTGGGAGAACATTTTCATGGGCGCCGAACTGGTGCGCCGCGTGGGCCCGCTCAGCATCCTGGACAAGCGCCGCATGGCCCAGGACGCGCGCGGTTACTTGCAGCGCCTGTCCGTGCCCATCGACGACATGGACCGGCCCGTGGAACGCATGTCCGGCGGCCAGCGCCAGGCCGTCGCCATCGCCCGCGCCCTGCGCTGGGACGCCCGCGTCGTCATCATGGACGAACCCACCGCCGCGCTGGGCGTCAAGGAAACCGCGCTGGTGCTGAACCTGGTGCGCAAACTGCGCGAGGAAGGCCGCACCGTCATCCTCATCAGCCACAACATGGCCGACGTGGTGGCGCTTGCGGACCGGGTCGCGATCCTGAAGAGCGGCGCCAAAGTCATCGAGCGCGACGTGGCCGGACTGGACGCGGATGCGCTGGCGCATATGGTGATGACGGGCAAGGAATAG
- a CDS encoding sugar ABC transporter substrate-binding protein, which translates to MRKSLMRNLLLAAFSVQALAMGAAAHAFDVGVVAFQMSSETHARVANAAAEAARAKGWTVTQLNAEGSLPKLAEQLDTLVNKKVDAIVIAMGKPVETDAQLQAAKEKGIPVVGVMSGASPHMLFDVEVNEYATGAQSVLYLLGKMGYQGNILSARFDGNSGTRIRGKMLDAVLTENTAVKDLAKFSMARTQSWRDDVRNGMQALLLRHQGQFKGIWASFDGQAYVIDDLLQAQGMKKGDITLVSVDGSPETYRRIADPNSLITATMMIPFEQMGTKAIYAIDRIVVKKEPRETIAAGPYLFMDSVLVDASNVQKFLQPAK; encoded by the coding sequence ATGCGTAAATCCTTGATGCGCAATCTGCTGTTGGCCGCGTTTTCCGTGCAGGCCCTGGCCATGGGCGCCGCCGCGCACGCCTTCGACGTGGGCGTGGTGGCGTTCCAGATGTCCTCGGAAACCCATGCCCGCGTTGCCAACGCCGCTGCCGAAGCCGCCCGTGCAAAAGGTTGGACGGTTACCCAGTTGAACGCTGAAGGGTCGCTACCCAAGCTGGCCGAACAGCTCGACACCCTGGTTAATAAGAAGGTCGACGCTATCGTCATCGCCATGGGCAAGCCCGTCGAAACCGATGCGCAGCTGCAAGCCGCCAAGGAAAAGGGCATTCCGGTAGTCGGCGTGATGTCGGGCGCCAGCCCCCACATGCTGTTCGACGTCGAGGTCAACGAATACGCCACCGGCGCCCAGTCCGTGCTGTACCTGCTGGGCAAGATGGGCTACCAAGGCAACATCCTGTCCGCCCGCTTCGACGGCAACTCCGGCACCCGCATCCGCGGCAAGATGCTGGACGCCGTCCTGACCGAAAACACCGCGGTCAAGGACCTGGCCAAGTTCAGCATGGCCCGCACCCAGAGCTGGCGCGACGACGTGCGCAACGGCATGCAGGCGCTGCTGCTGCGCCACCAGGGCCAGTTCAAAGGCATCTGGGCCTCGTTCGACGGCCAGGCCTATGTCATCGACGACCTGCTGCAGGCCCAGGGCATGAAGAAGGGCGACATCACCCTGGTGTCCGTCGACGGTAGCCCGGAAACCTACCGCCGCATCGCTGATCCCAACAGCCTCATCACCGCCACCATGATGATTCCCTTCGAGCAGATGGGCACCAAGGCCATCTACGCCATCGACCGCATCGTCGTGAAGAAGGAGCCCAGGGAAACCATCGCCGCCGGCCCCTACCTGTTCATGGACTCGGTCCTGGTCGACGCCAGCAACGTCCAGAAATTCCTGCAACCCGCCAAGTAA
- a CDS encoding ABC transporter permease translates to MRGILEKYGTAIAGLVLVGFFALAAPNFAAPNNLLNIAKETSFLAIIAIGFTLALVTAELDLSVADVASLAAVVTGALVHTGQPVLLAIGAGLGVGLLCGLVNGVAVTRLRVPSLIATLGMAAMARGFAFMLTDGVSYVGRWPAAFTDLARGKPFGIPALVLWMLGTVLLAFFLVKWTRTGARMTATGEAGESARLAGINIRAMKSIGLALSGLCAGLAAVLLTSSLSSAAPNMAGDYFLYAIAAVLLGMTMFNPGHANIPGTLVAALILKVLGNGLVLMGAPYYVQDIVLGFIIIASVAVSSAVLKKAAFKF, encoded by the coding sequence ATGCGCGGCATCCTGGAGAAGTACGGCACGGCAATCGCGGGATTGGTCCTGGTGGGCTTTTTCGCATTGGCGGCCCCGAATTTCGCGGCGCCCAACAATCTTCTGAACATCGCCAAGGAAACCAGTTTCCTGGCCATCATCGCCATCGGCTTCACGCTGGCGCTGGTCACGGCCGAACTGGATTTGTCCGTCGCCGACGTCGCCAGCCTGGCGGCCGTCGTCACCGGCGCCTTGGTGCATACCGGTCAGCCGGTGCTCCTGGCCATAGGCGCGGGCCTGGGCGTGGGCCTCTTGTGCGGGCTGGTGAATGGCGTCGCCGTCACGCGACTGCGCGTGCCTTCGCTTATCGCCACCCTGGGCATGGCCGCCATGGCGCGCGGCTTTGCCTTCATGCTGACCGATGGCGTGTCCTATGTGGGCCGCTGGCCCGCTGCCTTCACCGATCTGGCCCGTGGCAAGCCTTTCGGCATTCCCGCCCTGGTGCTGTGGATGCTGGGTACGGTCCTGCTCGCATTCTTCCTGGTCAAGTGGACCCGCACCGGCGCGCGCATGACAGCCACGGGCGAGGCCGGCGAATCCGCACGGCTGGCCGGCATCAACATCCGCGCCATGAAAAGCATAGGCCTGGCTTTGTCCGGCCTGTGCGCGGGCCTGGCGGCTGTGCTGCTCACGTCCAGCCTGTCGTCCGCCGCGCCCAATATGGCCGGCGACTACTTCCTGTATGCGATTGCCGCGGTGCTGCTGGGCATGACCATGTTCAATCCCGGCCACGCCAACATACCCGGCACGCTGGTTGCCGCGCTGATCCTCAAGGTGCTGGGCAACGGCCTGGTCCTCATGGGCGCGCCGTACTACGTGCAGGACATCGTCCTGGGCTTCATCATCATCGCGTCGGTCGCGGTGTCATCGGCCGTGCTGAAGAAAGCGGCTTTCAAATTCTGA
- a CDS encoding xylulokinase yields the protein MSYVLAVDLGGTRFRAALVDARGGIAHSCFIDSPARASLAAQPGWDEIDADAWWGGLQALVDALAAQSNTAFNAVEAIAICGVTRTQVFIDAHGAAIRPAITWRDTRAAADVGAWLASMPSAHPEHAQINAFHPWARVAWLLRAEPQNAARVRVVLEPKDYLNFRLTGRAVSDSVSMARLAAAATAGPDCADLLTAAGANPAWVPRLLDPLEVVGTVQAGLPGALARLSGRPVVACANDTWAAVAGLGALRPGYAYNISGTTEVFGAVGAEPVQAQGLMTVDWGGGHHQIGGPGQNGADTVAWLLPLLGRLGDEGMAGVGEAMDALLDAPRDPQPALFLPYLQGERVPYWDPHLRGAFLGLNRRHGPGDLAWAVLEGVAFLNRIVLERAESALGSPVGEIRFGGGAASNAQWCQVKADICERPLVVGQAEQPGVLGAAVAAWTGVGRYGSFAAAQDALVRVAQRYEPQAERAHAYRRMYHQFRAAEAALAPVSRALAGIDMG from the coding sequence ATGAGCTACGTCCTGGCGGTGGATCTCGGCGGCACGCGCTTTCGCGCCGCATTGGTGGACGCGCGCGGCGGCATCGCGCATTCCTGTTTCATCGACAGCCCGGCGCGCGCCAGCCTTGCCGCTCAACCCGGCTGGGACGAGATCGACGCCGATGCCTGGTGGGGCGGCCTGCAAGCCCTGGTCGATGCCCTGGCGGCGCAGTCAAACACGGCTTTCAACGCGGTGGAGGCTATTGCGATTTGCGGCGTCACGCGCACGCAGGTCTTCATCGACGCGCATGGCGCCGCCATCCGGCCCGCGATCACTTGGCGGGATACGCGCGCGGCGGCGGACGTAGGCGCGTGGCTCGCGTCCATGCCGTCTGCCCATCCCGAACATGCGCAGATCAACGCCTTTCATCCTTGGGCGCGCGTGGCATGGCTGCTGCGCGCCGAGCCTCAGAATGCGGCTCGGGTGCGAGTGGTTCTGGAACCCAAGGATTATCTGAATTTCCGCCTGACCGGACGCGCCGTGAGTGACAGCGTGTCGATGGCGCGGCTGGCGGCGGCCGCGACGGCCGGGCCCGATTGCGCCGATCTGCTGACGGCGGCGGGCGCCAATCCGGCCTGGGTGCCGCGCCTGCTCGATCCGCTGGAGGTCGTAGGCACGGTGCAAGCGGGCCTGCCGGGCGCGCTGGCGCGACTGTCTGGACGCCCTGTGGTGGCCTGCGCCAACGACACCTGGGCGGCCGTGGCCGGCCTGGGCGCCTTGCGGCCGGGCTATGCCTACAACATCTCCGGTACCACCGAAGTCTTCGGTGCCGTGGGCGCCGAGCCGGTGCAGGCGCAAGGCCTGATGACGGTGGATTGGGGCGGCGGCCATCACCAGATCGGCGGGCCTGGCCAGAACGGCGCTGATACGGTGGCGTGGCTCTTGCCCCTGTTGGGCCGCCTGGGCGACGAAGGCATGGCTGGCGTGGGCGAGGCCATGGACGCCTTGCTGGATGCGCCGCGCGACCCGCAGCCGGCCCTGTTCCTGCCCTATCTGCAGGGCGAACGGGTGCCTTACTGGGATCCGCACCTGCGCGGCGCCTTCCTCGGACTGAACCGCCGCCACGGCCCCGGCGACCTGGCCTGGGCCGTGCTGGAAGGCGTGGCCTTCCTCAACCGTATCGTGCTGGAACGCGCTGAAAGCGCGCTGGGCAGCCCCGTCGGAGAGATCCGCTTCGGCGGCGGCGCGGCGTCCAATGCCCAGTGGTGCCAGGTCAAGGCGGACATCTGCGAACGTCCGCTGGTGGTCGGCCAGGCCGAGCAGCCCGGGGTGCTCGGCGCGGCGGTTGCCGCGTGGACGGGCGTGGGGCGCTACGGCAGCTTCGCGGCCGCCCAGGACGCGCTGGTGCGCGTGGCGCAACGCTACGAGCCGCAAGCCGAGCGGGCCCATGCCTATCGCCGCATGTACCACCAGTTCCGCGCCGCGGAAGCCGCGCTGGCGCCGGTATCGCGCGCGCTGGCCGGCATCGACATGGGTTGA
- a CDS encoding 3-keto-5-aminohexanoate cleavage protein: MKQSRNKVIITCAITGSVHTPSMSPHLPVTPDEIAQSALDAAQAGAAIVHLHARQPDTGQPTQDPALYAQFLPRIKNGSDVVINITTGGSPVLPIADRMAPALQFKPEVASLNMGSMNFGMYELLERFKEFKHAWERPYLEGSNDLIFKNTFKDIEHILTSCGDNGTRFEIECYDIGHLYTAAHFVDRKLLKPPFLIQSVFGIRGGIGTHPEDVMMMKRTADRLFGNDYIWSVLAAGRKQTPLATMAATMGGNVRVGLEDSLWDGPGELARSNADQVRRIRRILEDLSLQIATPDEARETLQLKGRDNVAF, from the coding sequence ATGAAACAGTCCAGGAACAAGGTCATCATCACCTGCGCCATCACCGGATCGGTCCACACGCCGTCGATGTCGCCGCATCTGCCCGTCACGCCCGATGAGATCGCGCAATCCGCGCTGGATGCCGCCCAGGCCGGCGCGGCCATCGTGCACCTGCATGCGCGCCAGCCCGATACCGGGCAGCCTACCCAGGATCCCGCGTTGTACGCGCAGTTCCTGCCGCGCATCAAGAATGGCTCGGACGTGGTGATCAACATCACGACTGGCGGTTCTCCCGTACTGCCCATCGCCGATCGCATGGCGCCTGCGCTGCAATTCAAGCCCGAGGTCGCATCGCTGAACATGGGCTCGATGAACTTCGGCATGTACGAGCTGCTGGAGCGTTTCAAGGAATTCAAGCACGCCTGGGAACGCCCCTATCTGGAAGGCAGCAACGACCTGATCTTCAAGAACACCTTCAAGGACATCGAACATATCCTGACCTCGTGCGGCGACAACGGCACGCGCTTCGAGATCGAGTGCTACGACATCGGGCATCTGTACACCGCGGCGCATTTCGTGGACCGCAAGCTGCTCAAGCCGCCCTTCCTGATCCAGTCCGTGTTCGGCATACGCGGCGGCATCGGCACGCATCCCGAAGACGTGATGATGATGAAGCGCACCGCTGACCGGCTGTTCGGTAACGACTACATCTGGTCGGTACTTGCCGCCGGACGCAAGCAGACGCCGCTGGCGACGATGGCGGCGACCATGGGCGGCAATGTGCGCGTGGGGCTGGAGGATTCGCTGTGGGACGGGCCGGGCGAGCTGGCGCGCTCGAACGCCGATCAGGTGCGACGGATCCGCCGCATCCTGGAAGACCTGTCACTGCAAATCGCCACGCCCGACGAGGCGCGCGAGACGCTGCAACTGAAGGGCCGCGACAACGTCGCGTTCTGA
- a CDS encoding ABC transporter substrate-binding protein, which translates to MKRTLCATAVAALLGMAGAAQADDDVIRIGFITDMSGLSADADGPGGAEAIKMAVADLGGVVAGKKVEVLVADHQNRADIASSRAREWLDQKGVNMLIAGANSAAALAMAKVAEEKKTPFFVVSAGASELTNSQCTPYTVHYVYDTVSLARGTARAMMKEGDKNWYFLTVDHAFGHALERDASAVVQADGGAVKGRVRHPLNAADFSSFILQAQASGASVLGLANSASDTSNAVKAANEFGLTPKMKIAGLLVLITDVHALGLQAAQNMYLTTAWYWDQDDASRKWASRFEATMKKKPSMLQAGDYSAATTYLKAVAATNSTDGDTVMKWLKANPVNDFFVKDGKIRADGLMVHDMFLMQVKTPAESKAPWDYYKLVARVPGDQVYTTPAESTCRLMKP; encoded by the coding sequence ATGAAAAGAACATTGTGCGCGACGGCGGTGGCTGCGCTGTTGGGAATGGCCGGCGCGGCGCAAGCCGATGACGACGTGATCCGCATCGGCTTCATTACCGATATGTCCGGCCTGTCGGCGGACGCCGACGGCCCCGGCGGCGCCGAGGCGATCAAGATGGCCGTGGCGGACCTGGGCGGCGTGGTGGCAGGCAAGAAGGTCGAGGTCCTGGTGGCGGACCATCAGAACCGCGCTGACATTGCCTCCTCCAGGGCGCGTGAATGGCTGGACCAGAAAGGCGTGAACATGCTGATCGCAGGCGCGAACTCGGCGGCGGCGCTGGCGATGGCGAAGGTGGCCGAAGAAAAGAAGACGCCGTTCTTCGTGGTGAGCGCGGGCGCTTCCGAACTGACGAATTCCCAATGCACGCCCTACACCGTGCACTACGTGTACGACACGGTCTCGCTGGCGCGCGGCACGGCGCGCGCGATGATGAAGGAAGGCGACAAGAACTGGTACTTCCTGACCGTGGACCACGCCTTCGGACATGCGCTGGAGCGCGATGCGTCGGCCGTGGTGCAGGCCGACGGCGGCGCCGTCAAGGGGCGGGTCAGGCATCCGCTGAACGCGGCGGATTTTTCGTCCTTCATCCTGCAGGCGCAGGCATCCGGCGCATCGGTGCTGGGACTGGCGAATTCGGCCAGCGACACCAGCAATGCGGTCAAGGCGGCCAATGAATTCGGCCTGACGCCGAAGATGAAGATCGCCGGCCTGCTGGTGCTGATCACCGACGTCCACGCGCTGGGCCTGCAGGCCGCGCAGAACATGTACCTGACCACGGCCTGGTACTGGGACCAGGACGACGCCTCGCGCAAGTGGGCCTCGCGCTTCGAAGCCACCATGAAGAAGAAACCCTCGATGCTGCAGGCCGGCGACTATTCCGCCGCCACGACATACCTGAAGGCCGTGGCAGCCACCAACAGCACCGATGGCGATACTGTCATGAAATGGCTGAAGGCGAATCCGGTGAATGACTTCTTCGTGAAGGACGGCAAGATCCGCGCCGATGGCCTGATGGTGCACGACATGTTCCTGATGCAGGTAAAGACGCCGGCGGAGTCGAAGGCCCCTTGGGATTACTACAAGCTGGTGGCCAGGGTGCCGGGCGACCAGGTCTATACCACGCCGGCGGAATCGACCTGCCGCTTGATGAAGCCCTGA